From the genome of Caretta caretta isolate rCarCar2 chromosome 28, rCarCar1.hap1, whole genome shotgun sequence:
tctctccccccttcgagatcgaactgagcggggttactttagccggtgacctggggaagttcgaagccaccaacgttcccatggatgccccagcatctctcccattccttggtaggagttacaccaggcccttccagtttcacaccctcccttaggtcaggggtggtcgatagcactcgcaggccgcatgtgggaaggtttatgcagcccatgccctttggccaccccaagaatgtctccccattgaccatcaccttctgctcccactggaagtccgaggggcctggccccaggaaactccacacagacatataggttggggtcaggagtgggagcctgtccacatccccaaccatctggctgacggagtctatggccttgggacccagcaagggagctagacaccggggcttttccgcagggtccccttggttcaaatcgccagcctgctcaaaggcagtgaggtgggcatccacaccccccccctccttaaccaggggcagcaatttagtctcgaggttccctgcggaactggccccccggggtctatccccactcaccccggggaggtcccctaggcctctccgccccaccactgccagttcatgctgctgctgcttctgcagctctttctcgggctctcgctgtctcccagggtcctcttgctctctcagactcagctccagtcccatccgtctcgatcccccgatggggaacccgatcgtgaagacccccgtctggtcggggacaggagtcttggcgatgcctggctcccgctccagctgctcccagatcctgctatagccccagctggggtcaggaatctgttccttagagcggtcatcctcctccagctgcacgattaactctgctttggtgaactttccaacgctcaaccctctctttttgcacagggttacaatgtccttcttaaggagacggtgacaggccatcactctgctcctcccaagttgttgtggactcacaggcccatgtgttctcagctccccacggtttccagggagaacccctagtgtgccagcccttctcgaggtcaccacctctttgccagggtcgagctgcagactcctccgcccctgagactgctcactgcagtccccagggggaccgcattactgcacagtccttctcgctggtcacacactcccaggggttaaccgccccccgaaaccgctcctttctgagccttcagcaggcctggtcctcggcaatcccccttcgtgttactgctccccagtcacttactgcaggaagcgccatccacggggtgcactacatcccaccgctgccaccagttgtcacggagtccctgggcgatgctctggaactgctccccatgaagtcagtcaggactctggggtagtcgccttcctgtgagcagcctgtcttcaggacacacagctcacacagcttccaccttcctgggtctgacctcggagcattcagcatcctctgcccctccgtgcgctttcccccagcgagtccgctcaggcggggctcctggggaagccagagggtcctgcaccccaacttcgcagtcagacgtgactctcagccagccagtaaaacagaaggtttattagacgacaggaacatggtctaaaacagagcttgcaggtgcagagaacgggacccctcagctgggtccattctgggggcagtgagccagacaaccacgtctgcacttcactccatgtcccagccagccccaaactgaaactccctccagcccccactcctctgggctttgttcctttcccgggccaggtggtcacctgattcctttgttctccaaccctttagctctcaccttgcaggggggaagggcccaggccatcagttgccaggaaacagggtgttggccattctctgtgtccagactcctgcacacacctgccctctagggctctgcaatgatcatacacccttaccccaccccctagatacttaagaactgcctaggggaaactgaggcacccccacactattcagaggaaacattaagaacagtcccacttcgtcacaccaccccaaaaccccagggggtcaaactgggattgggttttctcccagagctccagtctggagggctgcaattcgggctctcttggttaagggcccccatcttgacctgggccacatactgttcacttacagaactagcatggagacatccctttcccaacaaccttgtctccccaacaagctggccaaacacagccacttggttataggacggtatacctttcttaatagctttcactccatctgagaccttctcaaagctctccacactggatctttcaacaggaaagtcagtggatccattcacaacagaaaatttctggctgttaggaacttaaactttcttgattaaatcactttcacacccttcagtggcagtaaactgcttgcaaagactccatgaggattcctttccccagggcttttctatgcaacaattcaccccctcccagaaattctgctcttaccctctttacctagggcttgctctaggggaacactttcctgagcaactacagactctttctgggtctcccttacatccagaatcacctctggcccatcaggcggattcctacacaatcccctttcatgcaaacttacagacttcctagataaaaggttagaagcattctccttccctttgccacacacaagttcaggaatcttttccttcttgctacaggtttccacaccctcagtaggttccacaatcacatcaccttcttgctctccttgtgccctggctaggatctcaccctgattagacagagttgctccaccctttccaacaacacactagcaacaggcaaaatacaagcaccagaattgtctggtctcggggattttacatagaccctaactggatgcgacctagttacagggccattctcccgagcagacagaaacttaggacccttcccttcctgggctttagctgaatccagaaccagctctgagacaactgcatgaccctcaaccatcacaggctgaaaggccccttctgtctgctccacagaccaagaagagccggacacactttctcctttaccagacacacaggttgggatctcattccctttgtcccagcacacaaggctggtcacagacaactgcttggagatcagggtagctccctccataggcaagtcaatacccctgacagagagacccatttccttcactgtcccaattctccacccagctaacaggtaaggtccagggacactcatcttccactctcctcgccttcccaccctgctgactggacacagccatcagctcacaaggctgcctaggctcatccaaacttcccttaccaagcaccttgccactccccacagatcccctgccctgcctgtgtctccccccactcagctggggtctcagctcccactgtgctcagcactgcccttgctgtcccagtgggggcaggccactgctttcctcactgcatcagagccagcgagagtccccagtctggtgtgcaagggggcagggagcatctctctgtcccaccgagtcccaggggtctggttacaggcaggcaggtagtctgagcctagcggctcctccctgctgccagccaggtcatctgcattttcactgaccatttccctctccaccaattggttccctggattcaaattcaaaccctcggcagttacaggagcagggcctggatcctgtcccaaagagacacagtcaccccacaacagggtctcgcagctggtgtcctggggcaccccaacggccagccagccccacccctcctgggtctgcacagggatctgggccataggcagggcgaggggcttcgtccctgggaccctcacccagctcacacaggccctcagcctctgaggctgcaccacccagggcctgacaccagttctctctgtcccaggatctcaccaccccaggaatgtctccccattgaccatccccttccgctcccactgggggtccgaggggcctggccccagggaactccacacagacatataggttggggtcaggagtgggagcctgtccacctccccacccatctggctgatggagtctgtggccttgggacccagcaagggagctagacaccggggttttccgcagggtccccctggttcagatctccagcctgctcaaaggcagtgaggtgggcatccacacacccccccttaactaggggcagcaatttagtctcgaggttccctgcggaactggccccccgggatctatccccactcaccccggggaggtcccctcggcctctccgccccaccaccgccagttcatcctgctgctgcttctgcagctctttctcgggctctcgctgtctcccagggtcctcttgctctctcagactccgctccaatcccgtccgtctcgatcccccgatggggaacccgatcgtgaagacccccgtctggtcggggacaggagtcttggcgatgcctggctcccgctccagctgctcccagatcctgctatagccccagttggggtcaggaatctgttccttagagcgatcatcctcctccagctgcacgattaactctgctttggtgaactttccaacgctcaaccctctctttctgcacagggttacaatgtccttcttaaggagacggtgacaggccatcactccgctcctcccaagttgttgtggactcacaggcccgtgtgttctcagctccccacggtttccagggagaacccctagtgtgccagcccttctcgaggtcaccacctctttgccagggtcgagctgcagactcctccgccccttggactgctcactgcagtccccaggggaaccctgttactgcacagtccttctcgctggtcacacactcccaggggttaaccgccccccgaaaccgctcctctctgagccttcagcaggcctggtcctcggcaatcccccttcgtgttactgctccccagtcacttactgcaggaagcaccatccacggggtgcagtacatcccaccgctgccaccagttgtcacggagtccctgggcgatgctctggaactgctccccatgaagtcagtcaggactctggggcagtcgcctttctgtgagcagcctgtcttcaggacacacagctcacacagcttccaccttcctgggtctgacctcagagcattcagcatcctctgcctctccgtgcgctttcccccagcgagtccgctcaggcggggctcctggggaagccagagggtcctgcaccccaactttgcagtcagacgtgactctcagccagccagtaaaacagaaggtttattagacgacaggaacatggtctaaaacagagcttgcaggtgcagagaacgggacccctctgctgggtccattctggggggcagtgagccagacaaccaggtctgcacttcactccatgtcccagccagccccaaactgaaaaccccctccagcccctcctcctctgggctttgttcctttcccgggccaggtggtcacctgattcctttgttctccaacccttcagctctcaccttgcagggggggaagggcccaggccatcaattgccaggaaacagggtgtcggccattctctgtgtccagatccctgcacacacctgccctctagggctctgcaatgatcatacacccttaccccaccacctagatacttaagaactgcataggggaaactgaggcacccccacactattcagaggaaacattaagaacaggcccacttcgtcacacccctgccctgcagccccgccTCCGTTCCACCCAtggccccgcccctttccctgtggccccgccccattctgctcctgcccctgtggACCCGCCCCATTGCACCCCTTCCCCTGTGGCCTCGACCCTACTTGCTCCTTTTCCGTGAGCCCCCAAATTGGCTGTGATCAGCTTCCAGAGCCACACGTGTTGGTAGGTGTGTTCGCACAAGTGATTGCCCGGAAGTTGGAAGAGccgggaggggctggggtgggttTTAGTTCCCCCAGGTTTCCAAgcgggggctcaagccggttctgTAGCCCCTCGCGACTGAACCTCGTGCTTGGTGCCGCCTTGTGCCCCCCGGCGGAACGGCTATGTCTGCAAAGCCGTCCACCGCACGCTGCCGAGTGAGATGATTAACGGCCCCGCGCGCGAGCACGGACACCTGTCCCTGCCCGTCACGctctgagggaaactgaggcacacaccggGCATCAAAATTCCCATGTTCGTCCCGCTCAGAATCTCACACCAACCCCACAGCGCAGTCCTGCGGAGACCAAcccctcagccctctgccccattCCTGAGCTTACGCAGCCGAGCGTGGGCGAGGCAGGAAATGCCTCCACTCTGCCCCCTTGCACCCGCCATgaggcaggggggctgtgggaaATGGGCAATTAAAGATCGTGGCGTAACACGGGCGCACAAGGTGACCAGATTCAGGTCACGTGGGGGGGGGCGGACCCTTTCCACCCATAACGGAGTTTTTTGCAGGGCATTTCCCAGGGTTTTCTCCGAGTCACAGGGGCTGCGTTCGGGTCCCGTCCGGGGCTCTCCGGCGGGCCCCGCGTCAGTCTGTGGGCAGGTCACACTGGTGGGTCCAGGCCAGTCAAAACGGCCTGTGGTGCTTCTGACACccacccttcactgccccctgTCCCGGAGGAGGAATTAACCCTTTCACGCCCCGTACAAAGCTGAAACACGCCCGTTGGTCACCCAAACGCTCAGCGGGAGTGCAACCCTGCCCCTTTCCAGTGCCGGCTGGTGCCGCTGCGGATACAGGACAATCCGCCCTCGCCAGCAGCGGTAGAAGGCTGGTATCATCGGGCCATAACGACCGGAAGGGGCTGTCAGGGTCATTGAGTCCGGTCCCCAGCTGGCTTCATATGACCCTGGTCATGACACTTACCATCAACCATCATGCTTGTATCGGGGTGAGATATctctgattcaaatcctatctagtaCATTAGGGtttgtttgcatgttttgtttaatttcctaGGTGACccgctttgatctgtttgctatcatttaCACTCACTTCAAATCGCTCTCGCTGGAGTTTGATAaacttgttttctgttttatcCTGACCCGTGtgttttggagtggggaaatcccAGCTCAGCTAACCAAGGCTGGCGCATACCTTCCCTGCATCGAGGGGGGAGCGGACGAATTCATGAGCTTTCTGGGCAGTGCAAGACGGGAGAATTCAGGGTTTGTTCTCTAGTGAGGGTGcaaggctgaggagctgggaactgGCTTGTACTTATATAGTGGATCTAcgagtggcttaggtaaagcactcaggtagtGCTGTCGTGTGGGAGATAACAGGGCCCGGAGCGGCTGGCTGAGTTACCAGAAAAGCAGTGTGAGTGTTAGGGGGCACAGACTGCACCCCGGGGGTGACAACCCCTCACACCCCTAACAAAGAGCAATCACGAAAGAGCCTTTATTAGTGACAGACAGCTGGTGAATTACTAATTACAAGTAACCGTCCGCCAGGATTCACTAGCCAGCAAGAGATATCAATTAAGGATGGTTGAACTGCGATAATTAAATCGCAATTAAGAGGTGATGACTTATTAATTACAATGAACAAACTGCAATAATTAAAGAGCTATGAACAGGCCAGCCAACAACTCACAGCGAACGAACTGTGATCATTAATTAGTAATTAAAGGAGGCCAACGGACACCTTGCCATTAATGAACTTTGTTCATCAAACATCACTGAAGAGAAACCAATTAACGAATGGCAATTAACAAATGCCTAATGAATTGGTGCCCCTGGCTATTTTCCTCCTTTGGTAACTGGGGAGGGAGCAAAGTGGAAttgaggggcggggggctcatTTCAGACCCCCCCATCCAAGCCTCGTTGTGCGCGGCTGCCGGCCAGACTCCTCACCGGCAGCGCCCCAGATGCAGCCACAGCGCGCCCTGCAGGTGCAGGCCCAGGTAGCGGGTGAACTCTTCGGGCATGGCGTGAAAGCCCGGCTTGGGGGGCTGGTTGTCGTAGTAGTGGTGGGGCAGGGGCCGCCCCTCGGGGTCGTCGGGGAAGGGCCAGAAGCCGTAGAGGGTGAGGTGCCGGCACATCTCCAGGGCGGCGTTCACCAGCATGAAGCCCGAAGAGAGGCGGTTGGCACGCAGCCCACGGAGACGCCAGTGCCCATCCAGCCGCGCCAGGTACTCGGGGTTCATGAAGAGGGCCCGGGCCGGGGAGCCGAAGTCCTCCAGGGTGTAAAGGGCCTGGAACGAGACCGCGCTGATGCCGGCGAAGCTGAAGGCCGGGATGAGGAGCAGCGGGGCCCCGTAGGTGCCCACCGCCTCCGCGAAGGGACGTCGCCGCCACCTCAGACCCCTGAACCTGCGGGCAGGGGAGACGCCCCCGTCAGCCGCTGTCCTGGCACGGCCCGTCCCCCAGCGCCAGACCCGTTCCCTCCCACGGCCGTCCCATGGCTCAGTCTCCTCTGCCCCGATCCCCCGGTGACCCCATGGCCGACcggagagctggggggctgggactcCTCTGCCCCGATCCCCCGGTGACGCTATGGCTGACCGGAGAGCTAGGGGGGCTGGGCCTCCTCTGACCCCAATCCCCCGGTGACACTATGGCTGATCGGAGAGCTAGGGGGCTGGGCCTCCTCTGACCCCAGTCCCCTGGTGACATTATGGCTGATcggagagctggggggctgggtctCCTCTGCCCCGATCCCCCGGTGACCCTATGGCTGACCGGAGAGCCGGGGGGCTGGGTCTCCTCTGCCCCGATCCCCCAGTGACCCTATGGCTGATCGGAGAGCTAGGGGGCTGGGCCTCCTCTGACCCCAGTCCCCTGGTGACACTATGGCTGATCGGAGAGCTAGGGGGCTGGCATCCAATCCCATCCTTCTTCCCCCGTGGGTCTCAATCCacactcctcccttccccaccccacaggtcCCGAAtccgccccgccccccaatcAGGGTTCTCCTCCCGCACGCCCGTACCGTAAATCCAGGATGCTGGGGTTCACGGTGACGACGCTCGATTTGGTGCCCACGTCCTCGGCAAAGTCCATGGGGGGCAGGTTGAACCTGAGGGGGGGTCAGCATGAGCCTCGGGGCATCTGGGGGACCAGGGGTCTCCCTACTTCCTGGGGGTCCCCATGGCTCCACAGTTCCTTCCTCACCCTGTGCGGCTCAGAGATAACCCCCTGCGCTCCCCGCACTCCCTGATCtctgcaccccccaccctctgatccccctccctccgcaccccccaccctgcagagCCCACTCCAGCCGGTAtaactgcttcccctcccccactctgccccccccgcccccgcccagcCACCGTTACCTGATGACGAACTGAGCACGGTCAATCTCGGGGCCACAGCTGCTGTTACGAAGgatccccccgctccccaccacGGCGCAGCACTCGTAGGGGGCGTCCTGAAACGGGGAGCCCTGCGGGATAGGGGACCTGGGTCAGCACCCACCGGCCATGAGCAGgacctcccacacacacagggcccctcttccggcgctgagatgcatccaactctgggatggggtgtggcAGCTGCTtacacagggacccctcacccagcactgagatgcagccacctctggggtgaggcgTGGCAGCTGGTTACACAGGGtcccctcacccagcactgagatgcagccacctctggggtggggcgtggcagctggttacacagggacccctcacccagcactgagatgcagccacctctgggatggggtgtggcagctggttacacagggacccctcacccagcactgagatgcagccacctctggggtggggcgtggcAGCTGCTtacacagggacccctcacccagcattgagatgcagccacctctggggtggggcatggcagctgcttacacagggacccctcacccagcactgagatgcagccacctctggggtggggcgtggcAGCTGGTTAGacagggacccctcacccagcactgagatgcagccacctttgTGGTGGGGCGTGGCAGCGGGTTAGACAgggaccctcacccagcactgagatgcagccacctctggggtggggcgtggcagctggttacacagggacccctcacccagcactgagatgcagccacctctgggttgggGCGTGGCAGCGGGTtacacagggacccctcacccagcactgagatgcagccacctctgggatggggtgtggcagctggttacacagggacccatcacccagcactgagatgcagccacctctggggtgaggcgTGGCAGCTGGTtacacagggacccctcacccagcattgagatgcagccacctctggggtggggcgtggcAGCTGCTtacacagggacccctcacccagcactgagatgcagccacctctggggtggggcgtggcAGCGGGTTAGacagggacccctcacccagcactgagatgcagccacctctggggtggggcatggcagctggttacacagggacacctcacccagcactgagatgcagccacctttgTGGTGGGGCGTGGCAGCGGGTTAGACAgggaccctcacccagcactgagatgcagccacctctggggtggggcgtggcAGCTGGTTAGacagggacccctcacccagCATTGAGATGCACCCACCTCTGGTGTGAGGCGTGGTGGGGGGGGCGGTTTATAAAGTACCACTCGCCCGGGGatgagatgcagccacttctggggcggAGCGCCCGGCGCTGAggccccgccgcccccccagcccagcgccccctaccTGCGGCAGCAtctccagcagctcctccttcaCCACATACTTCTTGGCCCGCTGTCCGTCGTAGACGATCCGGGAGCCCAGCGGGGTGTTGTCCCGGGTCAGCACCAGCCTGGCCGTTGCATTACAGCGgcgtcccagctgctccctgcgaGGGGGAGAGGGATGACATGGGGGGGGGCACAGTGgaatggggaaggggggcagggtcatgggaagggggggcgcggggggggggaattgtctGCACTAGTTTGCACCCTCTCCGTAGGACTCTGCGCCTTGGCTTCGCAACCCAGGGGGGTGCAGAAGAAATGGAGTCGGGGACGGGACGGTCGGGGTGGGGGGTACCTGTACCGGCCCAGGGCGCTGGCGTTATGCGCCCAGGGGCAGCTCTGCACCAGCGTCAGCTGCCTCCAGATCCAGGCCTCGTCCAGcctggggggagagacagagagtcACT
Proteins encoded in this window:
- the LOC125628552 gene encoding LOW QUALITY PROTEIN: alpha-2,8-sialyltransferase 8F-like (The sequence of the model RefSeq protein was modified relative to this genomic sequence to represent the inferred CDS: substituted 1 base at 1 genomic stop codon) translates to MENPPLDPSARMGPPRMLRKQSWALVLAVGTTLSFSLSVLWRVQSRAPPLAERASFEGMASACEPGIGWLTTCATKPSPEAREMAAEQCQELGQKLSRGVLPVRLDEAWIWRQLTLVQSCPWAHNASALGRYREQLGRRCNATARLVLTRDNTPLGSRIVYDGQRAKKYVVKEELLEMLPQGSPFQDAPYECCAVVGSGGILRNSSCGPEIDRAQFVIRFNLPPMDFAEDVGTKSSVVTVNPSILDLRFRGLRWRRRPFAEAVGTYGAPLLLIPAFSFAGISAVSFQALYTLEDFGSPARALFMNPEYLARLDGHWRLRGLRANRLSSGFMLVNAALEMCRHLTLYGFWPFPDDPEGRPLPHHYYDNQPPKPGFHAMPEEFTRYLGLHLQGALWLHLGRCRXGVWPAAAHNEAWMGGSLLDQVLGSTQDELEPSSLHNAGPLLHKRGKRLSKLSAPCPRPWTCDPPPRLPPGLTRGKIACGCKLGLPQLASALLADPARRCQAGPWGDPGCRRSLRPDKLGAGGRPGALRVGSAQSRGESEPSVFRPPTASGS